From Triticum urartu cultivar G1812 chromosome 2, Tu2.1, whole genome shotgun sequence, a single genomic window includes:
- the LOC125539355 gene encoding O-fucosyltransferase 6-like isoform X2: protein MGSRRRRGQHHGRWVVPSVAPAAAAFTAAGLLLVVVAFHCFLSPPLGGGGGGGGVRRPNPPFLLNKPAELRRNLVGTVDFTVPSGGSRLGEELWTSKTAHHFVGCSDATKEFADAKAVTESNRYLMIATSGGLNQQRTGIIDAVVAARILNATLVIPKLDQASFWNDASDFGEIFDADSFISSLANDVKIIRQVPDINGKTPFPYKMRVPRKCTPKCYENRVLPALLKKHVVQLTKFDYRVSNRLETDLQKLRCRVNYHALKFTDPILEMGRLLVQRMRAKSGRFIALHLRFEPDMLAFSGCYFGGGEIERRELGAIRKRWNTLHESNPDRERRHGKCPLTPEEVGFMLRALGFGKDVHLYVASGDVYGGEETLAPLKALFPNFHSKETLSSKEELAPFLPFSSRMAALDYVVCDGSDVFVTNNNGNMARMLAGRRRYFGHKRTIRPNSKKLSSLFLNRTSMSWDTFASKVQMYQKGFMGEPNEIKPGKGEFHEHPMDCICARTKRRTGHSKPNLSNRAGEAPGNHTSDAEFDWSDLDYGENTPLGGDSSNETDPDYGRIAGPDIPELEDILSD, encoded by the exons atggggtcgaggcggcggcgcgggcagcaCCACGGCCGCTGGGTGGTGCCCTCGGTGGCGCCGGCCGCGGCGGCGTTCACGGCGGCCGGCCTGCTGCTCGTCGTCGTCGCGTTCCACTGCTTCCTCTCGCCGCCGCtcgggggtggcggcggcggcggcggcgtccggcgccCCAACCCGCCGTTCCTG TTGAACAAACCGGCCGAGTTGCGCAGGAATCTCGTCGGCACCGTCGATTTCACCGTTCCG AGTGGCGGGAGCAGGCTGGGGGAGGAGCTCTGGACGTCGAAGACGGCGCACCACTTCGTTGGCTGCAGCGACGCCACCAAGGAGTTCGCCG ATGCCAAGGCTGTCACCGAGTCGAATCGCTATCTGATGATCGCCACCAGCGGGGGCCTGAACCAGCAGCGAACAGGG ATCATAGATGCTGTTGTTGCAGCGCGCATTCTGAATGCAACACTTGTCATTCCAAAGCTTGATCAGGCATCTTTCTGGAATGACGCAAG TGATTTTGGGGAGATATTTGATGCTGACTCATTCATATCCTCGCTCGCAAATGATGTAAAGATCATACGACAAGTACCTGATATAAATGGGAAAACACCATTTCCATATAAGATGCGTGTACCTAGGAAGTGTACTCCAAAATGCTATGAGAACCGAGTACTACCTGCCCTTTTAAAGAAACAT GTTGTTCAACTAACAAAATTTGACTACCGGGTTTCCAACAGGTTGGAGACTGATCTTCAAAAGCTGAGGTGTAGAGTCAATTATCATGCACTAAAGTTCACAGATCCAATTCTCGAAATGGGCCGATTGCTTGTCCAAAGAATGAGAGCCAAAAGTGGACGCTTCATTGCTCTTCACCTAAG ATTTGAGCCTGACATGCTGGCCTTCTCGGGATGCTACTTTGGGGGTGGCGAAATTGAGAGAAGGGAACTAGGTGCAATACGTAAGAGGTGGAATACACTGCAT GAAAGCAACCCTGACAGAGAGCGCCGGCATGGCAAATGTCCTCTAACACCTGAAGAAGTTGGCTTCATGCTCAGGGCATTGGGTTTTGGGAAGGATGTCCACCTATATGTTGCGTCGGGGGATGTATATGGAGGAGAGGAGACATTAGCACCTCTGAAAGCGCTCTTCCCAAACTTCCACTCGAAGGAGACTCTATCAAGCAAGGAGGAGCTGGCACCTTTCTTGCCATTCTCGTCTCGCATGGCCGCCCTTGATTATGTAGTGTGTGATGGCAGCGATGTTTTCGTGACAAATAACAATGGCAACATGGCAAGAATGTTGGCTGGTCGAAG GAGATACTTTGGGCACAAGAGGACCATACGACCCAATTCTAAGAAGCTCTCTTCACTCTTCCTTAATCGAACCAGCATGAGCTGGGACACATTTGCATCCAAAGTTCAGATGTACCAAAAGGGGTTTATGGGTGAGCCAAATGAGATTAAACCAGGAAAAGGTGAATTTCACGAGCACCCTATGGACTGCATTTGTGCAAGGACAAAGAGAAGAACTGGGCATAGTAAGCCGAACCTAAGCAATCGTGCTGGTGAAGCTCCCGGGAATCATACCAGTGATGCAGAGTTTGACTGGAGCGATTTGGACTATGGAGAGAATACACCCTTGGGAGGGGATTCATCAAATGAGACTGATCCAGACTACGGCCGTATTGCTGGACCAGACATTCCTGAATTGGAGGACATACTCTCAGACTAA
- the LOC125539355 gene encoding O-fucosyltransferase 6-like isoform X1, whose amino-acid sequence MGSRRRRGQHHGRWVVPSVAPAAAAFTAAGLLLVVVAFHCFLSPPLGGGGGGGGVRRPNPPFLLNKPAELRRNLVGTVDFTVPSGGSRLGEELWTSKTAHHFVGCSDATKEFAADAKAVTESNRYLMIATSGGLNQQRTGIIDAVVAARILNATLVIPKLDQASFWNDASDFGEIFDADSFISSLANDVKIIRQVPDINGKTPFPYKMRVPRKCTPKCYENRVLPALLKKHVVQLTKFDYRVSNRLETDLQKLRCRVNYHALKFTDPILEMGRLLVQRMRAKSGRFIALHLRFEPDMLAFSGCYFGGGEIERRELGAIRKRWNTLHESNPDRERRHGKCPLTPEEVGFMLRALGFGKDVHLYVASGDVYGGEETLAPLKALFPNFHSKETLSSKEELAPFLPFSSRMAALDYVVCDGSDVFVTNNNGNMARMLAGRRRYFGHKRTIRPNSKKLSSLFLNRTSMSWDTFASKVQMYQKGFMGEPNEIKPGKGEFHEHPMDCICARTKRRTGHSKPNLSNRAGEAPGNHTSDAEFDWSDLDYGENTPLGGDSSNETDPDYGRIAGPDIPELEDILSD is encoded by the exons atggggtcgaggcggcggcgcgggcagcaCCACGGCCGCTGGGTGGTGCCCTCGGTGGCGCCGGCCGCGGCGGCGTTCACGGCGGCCGGCCTGCTGCTCGTCGTCGTCGCGTTCCACTGCTTCCTCTCGCCGCCGCtcgggggtggcggcggcggcggcggcgtccggcgccCCAACCCGCCGTTCCTG TTGAACAAACCGGCCGAGTTGCGCAGGAATCTCGTCGGCACCGTCGATTTCACCGTTCCG AGTGGCGGGAGCAGGCTGGGGGAGGAGCTCTGGACGTCGAAGACGGCGCACCACTTCGTTGGCTGCAGCGACGCCACCAAGGAGTTCGCCG CAGATGCCAAGGCTGTCACCGAGTCGAATCGCTATCTGATGATCGCCACCAGCGGGGGCCTGAACCAGCAGCGAACAGGG ATCATAGATGCTGTTGTTGCAGCGCGCATTCTGAATGCAACACTTGTCATTCCAAAGCTTGATCAGGCATCTTTCTGGAATGACGCAAG TGATTTTGGGGAGATATTTGATGCTGACTCATTCATATCCTCGCTCGCAAATGATGTAAAGATCATACGACAAGTACCTGATATAAATGGGAAAACACCATTTCCATATAAGATGCGTGTACCTAGGAAGTGTACTCCAAAATGCTATGAGAACCGAGTACTACCTGCCCTTTTAAAGAAACAT GTTGTTCAACTAACAAAATTTGACTACCGGGTTTCCAACAGGTTGGAGACTGATCTTCAAAAGCTGAGGTGTAGAGTCAATTATCATGCACTAAAGTTCACAGATCCAATTCTCGAAATGGGCCGATTGCTTGTCCAAAGAATGAGAGCCAAAAGTGGACGCTTCATTGCTCTTCACCTAAG ATTTGAGCCTGACATGCTGGCCTTCTCGGGATGCTACTTTGGGGGTGGCGAAATTGAGAGAAGGGAACTAGGTGCAATACGTAAGAGGTGGAATACACTGCAT GAAAGCAACCCTGACAGAGAGCGCCGGCATGGCAAATGTCCTCTAACACCTGAAGAAGTTGGCTTCATGCTCAGGGCATTGGGTTTTGGGAAGGATGTCCACCTATATGTTGCGTCGGGGGATGTATATGGAGGAGAGGAGACATTAGCACCTCTGAAAGCGCTCTTCCCAAACTTCCACTCGAAGGAGACTCTATCAAGCAAGGAGGAGCTGGCACCTTTCTTGCCATTCTCGTCTCGCATGGCCGCCCTTGATTATGTAGTGTGTGATGGCAGCGATGTTTTCGTGACAAATAACAATGGCAACATGGCAAGAATGTTGGCTGGTCGAAG GAGATACTTTGGGCACAAGAGGACCATACGACCCAATTCTAAGAAGCTCTCTTCACTCTTCCTTAATCGAACCAGCATGAGCTGGGACACATTTGCATCCAAAGTTCAGATGTACCAAAAGGGGTTTATGGGTGAGCCAAATGAGATTAAACCAGGAAAAGGTGAATTTCACGAGCACCCTATGGACTGCATTTGTGCAAGGACAAAGAGAAGAACTGGGCATAGTAAGCCGAACCTAAGCAATCGTGCTGGTGAAGCTCCCGGGAATCATACCAGTGATGCAGAGTTTGACTGGAGCGATTTGGACTATGGAGAGAATACACCCTTGGGAGGGGATTCATCAAATGAGACTGATCCAGACTACGGCCGTATTGCTGGACCAGACATTCCTGAATTGGAGGACATACTCTCAGACTAA